The nucleotide sequence CATACATCTATAAGCCTACTCCACATCCAGCCTTCTGGTAATTTAAAAGTCTCCCCATTTTTCTTAATTTCGGGCAATGTCTTTATCTTTTTTATTTTCCCTTCTTTGATTAATCGAGCTTTTTCCTTGGCAATCTTTTTCAGAAGAACGCTTGCAGGCTCGTCCTGGGGATCTTGGAGGACGAGTTTTCCCATGACGGCGAGTTGGAGAATGGTTTGTTTGAATTGGTCAATGCTCTGTTCGGTGGTGAACAGGGTGTCGAAGTGGTTGGCGATTCTTTGCCAGGCTTCGGCAAGTTCTCTTTGATCGGCTGCATTGGTGAGGGTGGCGAGCAGAGTTTCCACCAAAACAAGGTGGGTGTCGCTACTGTCGGTTTGATGCTGTTCCAGCTGGTCGCAGAGGACCATCAGTTCATCTAATTTGGCGACGATGCGGTGTTGTTCAGCGATGGGAGGAAGAGGAATAATGATCGAAGATAGTGTCTTACCTGACATATTAGATATCGCTACACCTTTACGGTACTTATTTATCTCCCCAGTGTAATTCAGTTTTTCAAAAAACCTATAAGCATAATATGGATTTATTTTACAAAAAAATCTGACCCTATGAATATGGTTTTGAAGGCAAATACTTTCCTCAAACTCCCATACTGAAGCACGTCCTGCCTCACCACCTTCGCAAATTAATAAGTCGTTTTTTTTAGCTGTACACTTTTCCAATTCAGAGTCTTTTATAGGCATTTTCCGTAGGTTATCTAGGATAAAATATCCCCAATACAAATTCGATGTAGTAATATACTCTCGACTTTTTCCTTCATTGCGGCCTTTATCAAGAGTTTTCCCAGAATTGTGTTGTGCAATTTCACCCAACCAAGCCCACTCCCACCCCTGAGGCAAATCAAAAGGCTTTTCGTCTCCACTAATTATTGGAAAAGGTTTCTGTTTTTTGATTTTACCTTTTTTGATTAACCGTTTTTTTTCTTTGGTGATTTTATCCAGCAGAACGCTGGTAGGCTCGTCGTCGGGAATTTGGGGTACTAGTTTACCACGCACAGCCAACTCTAAAATTAACTCTCGTAGCTTCTGGATGCCATAAAGACTTTGCCCATTTGAATTCTTCCCACGTCCTCTACTGCCGTTGTTCTTTTGTGTTTGTGCGGCTGTCCAGATATTAATATGTTCGGTTATCAAATTTAACATTCCTAAACGACACCCCCACTATTAAGAGCTTTGGCGAGAATGGTTTTAAGCTGATTATGTATATTTGAGATTTCTTGTTGTTGCATACCATATTTTTGAAGTAACTCATCGGGGTCGTGGTTGAACTGTTCTCCGACATGGGGATTTTTGACATCAAGATTATAATTGTTTGCCTTTATATCTTTGGCTGTTACTTTCCATGCAAATTTATTCTCTTTTCGTTTATTCCACCACTTCTTTTCAGGCTCAAACTCCTCAATCCGCATGGGCTTGGTTTTGTTGTAGGATTTTACCCCCGGAGGATATGGGTGTTCGTAATACCAGATATTTTTGGTTGGCTCACCTTTGGTAAAAAACAGGAGATTGGTTTTGATGCTGGTGTATGGATTAAACACACCGTTTGGCAGTCTGACAATGGTGTGAAGGTTACATTCATTTAATAGCTTTTCCTTGATTCTTGTTTTAATACCTTCACCAAACAGTGTTCCGTCCGGCAGAACAATAGCGGCACGGCCACTGTCTTTTAAACGATGCATGATCAAAACCAGAAAAAGATCCGCTGTTTCACGTGTACGAAATGATTTTGGAAAATTGGTTTCAATGCCGTCTTCCTCCATGCCTCCAAATGGGGGATTGGTGACAACCACGTCCACCCTGTCCTTTGGCCCATAATTGCGAAGCGGCGTGGCAAGTGTGTTGTCATGGCTGATCTGAACCGGCACATCAATTTCATGCAGCAGCATATTGGTTACACACAAAAGGTGAGGCAGTGCTTTCTTTTCTACGCCGAAGATGGATTTTTGGAGAATCTCTTCGTCTTTTACATTTTTTACATATTTTTTTCTGATATTCTCTATGGCACAAACAAGAAAACCGCCTGTGCCGCATGCAGGGTCCAGGAACTTTTCCCCTAGTTTTGGATCAACCATATCTACCATGAACTGGGTCACCGCACGGGGCGTATAATATTCTCCGGCATTGCCTGCGCTCTGAAGGTCTTTTAGAATTTTTTCATAAATATCATTAAACAGATGCCTGTCTTCTGAACTGTTAAAATCGATCTCGTTTATTTTATTGATCACCTGGCGCATTAAATGACCAGACTTCATATAGTTGTATGCATCTTCAAAAAGGCTGCGGATAAGAAGCCCCCTCTGGTCAGATACAGATTTTACTTTTAGATTTTTTAAATCCCTAAAAAGACCATTGTTTACAAAATCAAGAAGCTCTTCACCGGTCCTTCCTTCAGGATCTTTGGCCCAGTTTCGCCATCTCAACCTTTCCGGTATCGGACTTTTGTATTTGTCCTCCTTAAGCTCGATTTCTAATTCCCGATCATCAAATATCTTTAAGAATATCATCCATACAATCTGACTGATCCGCTGGGCATCACCATCCACGCCCACATCTTTACGCATGATATTCTGGATTCCCTTAATTGTTGTACTGATTGTCATATTATAACCTGTTTATTATATTCCATCAGGCAACCTCATAAAGTTGTTCTTCCAACTCTTGAACGGCCTGCTGGTAATTTTCTTTTCCGCCAAAAATATTAATAATTTCAACAAGGGTTCCGTGTTGATTGATAGGCTGCAGTCGTAATACATTCATATCTTCTATATTTTCAATACCTTCATCCGCATATTTATCAAGCAGGGCATTAAGTATTTCCCGTGCTTTATCTCCGTATTTTGTGAAATAGTTACGCTTTTTTACATTTTCTGCCCGCTCTTTTCTAGTAAGGGGTGGCTGATCATAAACCACATGACAAATAAGATCAAATGGGCCAAAATCCTTGCCCACTTCTTCTGCCAGGGGTTCAAAAAGAACACCTGCTTCTTCGAGCTCTTTTATAATGGCTTGTTTTTGATCTGCCATTTTCCACCCGTTCAGAAAATTATCCAAAGATGAATAATTCTTTTTTACCGTTTTTTTTGTATAGTCTCTGATCGATTCTGTAATCAGTTTGCCGTCTTTTCCATAGTACTGAACTCGCTCGGCTATGACAGTTACTTCAACGTCATTCACATAGTACTTCACACGTCTCCCACCAGGGGGCAGAGGTTCAGGGTCGCTAACACCATCGGCAATAGTTTCTCCAACATCATCATCGCCTTCGCCATCCGGCGGAACCGGCGGATCTTCAGGTCCGGGTTCATACACCTGCACTGGATAACCGTCAAAATCCGGATCAGAAAAATTTTCAGTGGCTTTTTTAAAATCCATGATCGTGAAATAATACTTGTCATAGTCTTCGTTGATACGAGTTCCCCGGCCAATAATCTGCTTAAATTCGGTCATTGAATTAATAACACGATCAAGGACAATCACCTTGCAGGTCTGCACATCTACACCGGTTGACAGGAGTTTTGATGTGGTTGCAATCACCGGATACCTGCTTTCAGGATCAATAAAATTATCGAGTTCCATTTTACCTTCGTCACTATCACCGGTAATCCGCATGATATAACGGTGATTTGTTGATACTTCTTCCGGACTTTCATTGCAGAGTAGATGACGCATACGCTCAGCATGATCAATATCTTCACAAAATATAATGGTTTTATCAAAACGGTTTGTTGCTGTTAAAAACTCGGTCACTTTCTTTGCAACAATTTCCGTTCTCTTTTCAAGGACCATAGATCTGTCAAAATCTTTTACATTATAAATTCGGTCTTCTATCTCTTTTCCGTATTTATCCTTTTTCCCTTTTTCAGGTCGCCAGCCCATAAGGTCTTTGTCAAGGTCAATACGGACAACTTTATAAGGCGCAAGAAAACCGTCTTCTATGCCCTGCTTTAGAGAATAAGAATAAATAGGATCACCAAAATAATGAATATTGGAAACATACTTTGTTTCTTTGGGTGTGGCGGTAAGACCAATTTGTGTGGCAGAAGAAAAATATTCCAGGATTTCGCGCCATGCAGAATCTTCTGCCGCACTTCCCCTGTGACACTCGTCTATTATAATCAAATCAAAAAAATCTTTGGAAAAATGTTTATAGATGTTCTGAAACTCTTCTGTACCGGAAACCGCTTGATAAAGAGCAAGATATACTTCATAGGACGGATCAACCTTGCGGTTTTTTATCTTTGTCATCGCAGAACCGAACGGTTTGAAATCATTTACTCGGGTTTGATCCACAAGGATATTTCTGTCCGCAAGAAACAAAATTCTTTTCTTTGTGCGGGATTTCCATAGCCGCCATATAATTTGGAAGGCGGTATAGGTTTTTCCGGTTCCGGTAGCCATCACCAGAAGAATACGATTTTGTCCTCTGGCAATTGCTTCGATAGTGCGGTTTATGGCAATAAGTTGATAATATCTCGGTGCCTTGCCGCTGGTATCAAAATAATAATCTTGGGCAACAATATCCTTTACCGAATCATCAATTTCTCTTTCTTTACAGTACCTCTGCCACAACAAATCCGGTGACGGAAAAGAATCAAGCGAGATATCCTTTTCTATGATACCTTTTTTTACAGTACGATCATGCTCAAGGAATGCATCTCCGTTTGAGCTGTAAACAAACGGAGCATCGAGAATCTCTCCATATGAAAGTGCCTGTTGCATGCCACTACCAACAGTGTGTTTGTTATCTTTTGCTTCAATCACAGCAATGGGAATATTCGACTTATAATAAAGGATATAGTCCGCTCTTTTGGATTTTCCGCGGGTAACCAGCTTGCCCCTGACTATAACTCTTCCGGCAGTAAAAGTGACTTCTTCCCTGATCTGCTCCATTTTATCCCAGCCAGCCTGTTCAAGGGCAGGAGTAATGAATTTTGTGCAGATATCGCGCTCGGAAAGGGATTTTTTGTTCATTTATCTTGCCTATGTTTGCCAAGGATTTCCGTTGGTCTGTTTCTATTGCTGTTTTATTTTTGATATTCTTTTGATCATCTGCTGTGCTCTATTATAAAAAAATCAGTTTATTATTGCCACTTACTGAATTCCGGAGGTAACAGTTCCAGTATCTGATCTCCTGTCATGCTGTAGAGATCATAGTTTAGATCAAGTTGTTGAATCACGTCGATATAGCGCAGCAGTGTACCCGGGGATCCTTTCCTCCCATGAGGTCCTTTTTTTGGTATGCCCCGCGTTTCATCGAAGTACATTTGGTGTGCTGCATCCAAGATCCCTCTATTTGTGATGATCGTTTGCCTCCCGGTAAGCTGATGATGAAATATGCTTTCCTTGTGAAGGGGTGTCCACAATAACAGCTTGGAAAGTTCCTCGCCTAACTCGTAGATAGTATATACCAGATACACTCCGGCAATTAGATGTCGATGACCGTTCGGGTAGCCGGGTTCCAGAATATGACGGTAATCCCGCCCAGGTTTTCGAACATCTCCTTTTTGCGAGGGGCAGACTTGGTCAAAGTAAAACAGGGACAGCCAGCTCCATAGGTGAACATCTGTCTCGAGACTTTCGATTTCAATTTCCGCAAGGACTTCATCCAGGTATTGTGCCAGCTCCATTCGAGTTTTAAAATTTCGATTTTCAATTTGCCCCCCACTATCAATGGGTTTGGATGTGGCCGGATCATTTAACAGTTCAAACGGGGGGCGGGAGGCGGCACCGCCTCTAAGATCGACAAGATAACCGCGGAGCTGCTCGATGCCCTGGTCTGTAAATTTTCGTATGGCAGTGGTCGCCATCATTTCATGTCCTGTAATGATTGGTTGAACTTTTCGAGCATATTGAAATTCGCGCAGAAGGATTCGACTGCCTTTTCAATCCAGGCCTGCTGATCCGGCTTTGAAACCTGGGGCGGCATGTTTACGTTCGGAAGAAAGCATGCCAGCTTCAGCCAGAGGCTGGGCCAGTCATCATCACAGTCCGGGTCTGTGTGTTGATCTTCGAGGACAATTCGCCTTAAGATCTGTCGAAACACCTCCGGGTATACCAGTGACAGGAATCGGCTGTCGGAGCTGGCCACCAGGCTGATCTCCTCTACGTGTTGATTGAGTTTCAGAACCGGCCAATCACCCTCGAGATCCAACTGCCATATTTTGCTTCCCATGTCATCGTACTCGACAAACAAGAGCGATTGACTGCCAGCCGGTATTTCATCTATATTTTCAGGACGGACTTTATCCACAGATGCCAGAATCCTCCCGGCCGAAGCTCTTTTATCGACCACCTTGACCCGAAAAAGCGGTACGGCTGCATCAGAAATATTTCTGAGATTACGGTTGGTTGGAATTTTCCGGGCACCCACCGTTCCGAAATCAAAACGCTGGTATCCGGATCGATGGTAGGCTTCCACATATACACGTGCGTTTGTCGGAAGCTCCAGATCATCAAGTTGGATGCCGGTGTTGAAATAACGTCGTCCGTTGCCATCGCGCATGATATCGACATGGATATTGGAGCGTTTGATCTTCTTTCTGCCGGTATAGTTGAATTTTCGGATCATAACAAATAGCAATAATACTATGGATTGGTTCTAATTCGCAGATCGCGATGCATATCAAATCCTGTAATCGAAAGTTTAAAGTTACCCTTGGTCACTTCGATCTGAAGTGTATTTTCCTTGCCAAACAGCAGCTTGGCACCCTGAACCTGAATTTTGATAGGCAACTGGCACACATCAAAGTCCAGTGGTGTATACTTTTTAAAAGGATTTCCGCTGCGTACTTCATAGGCGATCCATATAGTTATAAATCGTGGGACTTTTTTGGCTTTTGGCTTCTTCGCCAGCCGAAACCCTCCTTTGACAGGAGTCAGCTGCAAATAGCTGGAACCAACGACATCCACAAACGGCTTTGGGCTTTTTTTATCCTCTCCTTCTCCGGTGCTATCCGTCTCATTTTTTCCGGACAGACCGGTCTGACTCTTGGGCAGGGAAAATATATGTTTTAAAAGGTCCTCATCTCGGCCTTTTTTCGGTTGGGTTAAAATTTTTACAATTTCTCTTGGACTGGATTTCACAAAATCCAAAGTGGAAGGCCCCAGCCGGTATTTTCTTTTGAATTTTTTAGAGTTGCGTTCCCAGTCAGTGTGCGCGGGGTTTTCGGCATCACCCAGGAAAGTCGAAAGGTTCGGCTCATTGATCGAAACAATGGCGCGAATGCCTTTGTGTTTGAGTGATGTGACTTCCGGAATAGTAATTCCCTGACGAATGAAATAGTCTTGTGCTCTGTCCAGGTTTTCATCCCGTTCGAGAAAGACGTAAAATCCGGTATTTAAAAAATTCTTGCTGTTTTGAAGCTGGATGCTGATGGGTGCATAAAATGCCAGTCGCCTGCTTTCGGTAAATTTTTGCTGTAAGTCGTCAATCTGTTCCTGTTCAAATGTA is from Thermodesulfobacteriota bacterium and encodes:
- a CDS encoding restriction endonuclease subunit S; this encodes MLNLITEHINIWTAAQTQKNNGSRGRGKNSNGQSLYGIQKLRELILELAVRGKLVPQIPDDEPTSVLLDKITKEKKRLIKKGKIKKQKPFPIISGDEKPFDLPQGWEWAWLGEIAQHNSGKTLDKGRNEGKSREYITTSNLYWGYFILDNLRKMPIKDSELEKCTAKKNDLLICEGGEAGRASVWEFEESICLQNHIHRVRFFCKINPYYAYRFFEKLNYTGEINKYRKGVAISNMSGKTLSSIIIPLPPIAEQHRIVAKLDELMVLCDQLEQHQTDSSDTHLVLVETLLATLTNAADQRELAEAWQRIANHFDTLFTTEQSIDQFKQTILQLAVMGKLVLQDPQDEPASVLLKKIAKEKARLIKEGKIKKIKTLPEIKKNGETFKLPEGWMWSRLIDVCSLVTQGPNPKYYNKTNPKYGVLKTKDFYDDIIHYDKITPISYDTFKEFKRYKLLNNDIIFGLVGKGSTAKCNIFMEQRNVEHIFTRATGLIRLLNPTLILPVIIKQYFTSLLGKNTSDSITDGSTGQLVIKTSELKNVVIPVPPLKEQHRIVAKVNELITLCDNLKARLNDVQTTQAQLADALVEQAVA
- a CDS encoding class I SAM-dependent DNA methyltransferase — translated: MTISTTIKGIQNIMRKDVGVDGDAQRISQIVWMIFLKIFDDRELEIELKEDKYKSPIPERLRWRNWAKDPEGRTGEELLDFVNNGLFRDLKNLKVKSVSDQRGLLIRSLFEDAYNYMKSGHLMRQVINKINEIDFNSSEDRHLFNDIYEKILKDLQSAGNAGEYYTPRAVTQFMVDMVDPKLGEKFLDPACGTGGFLVCAIENIRKKYVKNVKDEEILQKSIFGVEKKALPHLLCVTNMLLHEIDVPVQISHDNTLATPLRNYGPKDRVDVVVTNPPFGGMEEDGIETNFPKSFRTRETADLFLVLIMHRLKDSGRAAIVLPDGTLFGEGIKTRIKEKLLNECNLHTIVRLPNGVFNPYTSIKTNLLFFTKGEPTKNIWYYEHPYPPGVKSYNKTKPMRIEEFEPEKKWWNKRKENKFAWKVTAKDIKANNYNLDVKNPHVGEQFNHDPDELLQKYGMQQQEISNIHNQLKTILAKALNSGGVV
- a CDS encoding DEAD/DEAH box helicase family protein; translated protein: MNKKSLSERDICTKFITPALEQAGWDKMEQIREEVTFTAGRVIVRGKLVTRGKSKRADYILYYKSNIPIAVIEAKDNKHTVGSGMQQALSYGEILDAPFVYSSNGDAFLEHDRTVKKGIIEKDISLDSFPSPDLLWQRYCKEREIDDSVKDIVAQDYYFDTSGKAPRYYQLIAINRTIEAIARGQNRILLVMATGTGKTYTAFQIIWRLWKSRTKKRILFLADRNILVDQTRVNDFKPFGSAMTKIKNRKVDPSYEVYLALYQAVSGTEEFQNIYKHFSKDFFDLIIIDECHRGSAAEDSAWREILEYFSSATQIGLTATPKETKYVSNIHYFGDPIYSYSLKQGIEDGFLAPYKVVRIDLDKDLMGWRPEKGKKDKYGKEIEDRIYNVKDFDRSMVLEKRTEIVAKKVTEFLTATNRFDKTIIFCEDIDHAERMRHLLCNESPEEVSTNHRYIMRITGDSDEGKMELDNFIDPESRYPVIATTSKLLSTGVDVQTCKVIVLDRVINSMTEFKQIIGRGTRINEDYDKYYFTIMDFKKATENFSDPDFDGYPVQVYEPGPEDPPVPPDGEGDDDVGETIADGVSDPEPLPPGGRRVKYYVNDVEVTVIAERVQYYGKDGKLITESIRDYTKKTVKKNYSSLDNFLNGWKMADQKQAIIKELEEAGVLFEPLAEEVGKDFGPFDLICHVVYDQPPLTRKERAENVKKRNYFTKYGDKAREILNALLDKYADEGIENIEDMNVLRLQPINQHGTLVEIINIFGGKENYQQAVQELEEQLYEVA